A genome region from Microplitis mediator isolate UGA2020A chromosome 4, iyMicMedi2.1, whole genome shotgun sequence includes the following:
- the LOC130666592 gene encoding oxidoreductase-like domain-containing protein 1 translates to MSKVSRIAPIIWENNNGCCLIRFMIKKRYSTTTNTINDHNDHDKNKLKRPIVTEKEVNPDSIDNIDNSSSNSIDNADDFDEPANCCMSGCTNCVWIQYAEKLSEKLTNSNGDVQKIIMDKVTDSNMRAFLSMELRLRNIK, encoded by the coding sequence ATGTCAAAAGTGTCACGGATTGCACCAATTATTTgggaaaataataatggatGCTGTTTGATAAGGTTTATGATTAAGAAAAGGTACAGTACTACCACAAATACTATAAATGATCATAATGATcatgataaaaacaaattaaaaagacCAATTGTTACTGAAAAAGAAGTGAATCCTGATTCTAttgataatattgataatagtTCATCGAATTCAATTGACAATGCGGATGATTTTGATGAACCAGCAAATTGTTGTATGTCTGGATGCACAAACTGTGTTTGGATACAATATGCTGAAAAATTGAGTGAAAAATTGACAAACAGCAATGGTGatgtacaaaaaattatcatggATAAAGTTACGGATTCAAATATGCGTGCTTTTTTATCCATGGAATTGAGATTACGTAATATTAAATAG
- the LOC130666591 gene encoding sodium-dependent nutrient amino acid transporter 1-like has translation MNPSENGKPNPAFINDDGSRIDLKINIENGLSPKNDYELDHVHGGLKNTPEQTVTEGTERATWSNGTEFLMSCIAMSIGLGNIWRFPFTAYENGGGAFLIPYIIVLFLVGKPFYYIEMIMGQFTSRSSVKMWSAVPGFRGVGWAQMFSMLSVGTYYCSLMSVTLIYLLASFSSELPWAKCQPDWGDNCIDSQKNDNNNVTVQSMINMTNMKSSAELYFTKSVLNEKENIDDGIGWPDWKLTLCLFASWLCIFGVLVRGVKSSGKAAYFLALFPYVIMIALLVRAVTLEGARDGIIFFIKPNWAKLFDPSVWYAAVTQCFFSLSVCFGGVVMYSSYNEFNHNIYRDVMVVTTLDTFTSLIAGITIFGILGNLAHELGIEDISTVVKGGTGLAFISYPDAIAKFTVLPQLFSFLFFFMLYVLGIGSGIALAGGIISIISDQFPQLKFWKIVLGVCLFGLGVGSVYCTPGGQFILNLVDYYAASFIVFTFAFFEIVGIFWVYGLENILDDIEFMLKKRPSVYWRICWGVVTPVLLGIIFIYSLIDRSPLQYGHTLYPNSAYAVGWTLLGFGVFQLPFWMIYTMMTKRDLGISEMIMSAFKPSEDWGPENPTSYAAWRQFKETLRKKKETRTSSNFKQVIYTLFNQENKLS, from the exons atgaATCCTTCGGAG AATGGAAAACCAAACCCAGCATTTATTAACGATGACGGCAGTagaatcgatttaaaaataaatatagaaaatGGATTATCACCAAAA aacgACTACGAATTAGATCATGTTCACGGAGGGCTAAAAAATACGCCTGAACAAACG GTTACCGAAGGAACAGAAAGAGCAACATGGAGTAATGGAACTGAATTTTTGATGTCATGCATAGCAATGTCAATAGGATTGGGAAATATTTGGAGATTTCCATTTACAGCATACGAAAATGGTGGTGGTGCATTTTTAATACCATACATAATAGTATTATTTCTTGTTGGAAAAccattttattatattgaaatGATAATGGGACAATTTACAAGTAGATCATCTGTTAAAATGTGGTCTGCTGTACCAGGATTTCGTGGTGTCGGATGGGCTCAAATGTTTTCAATGTTATCCGTAGGCACTTATTACTGTTCATTAATGTCAGTAACACTTATATATCTTCTAGCAAGTTTTAGCTCAGAATTGCCATGGGCTAAATGTCAACCTGATTGGGGTGACAATTGTATTgattcacaaaaaaatgataataataatgttactGTGCAATCAATGATTAATATGACAAATATGAAAAGTTCGGCGGAACTTTATTTTAc AAAATCCGTGTTGaatgaaaaagaaaacatTGATGATGGAATTGGCTGGCCAGATTGGAAATTAACACTTTGTCTGTTTGCCTCGTGGTTGTGTATTTTTGGTGTCTTAGTACGCGGTGTTAAAAGCTCTGGAAAAGCTGCGTATTTTTTAGCATTATTTCCTTATGTTATAATGATTGCACTTCTTGTACGAGCAGTTACACTTGAAGGAGCTCGTgatggaattatttttttcataaaaccaAATTGGGCTAAATTATTTGATCCTAGTGTTTGGTATGCAGCTGTTACACAATGTTTCTTTTCTTTATCCGTATGTTTTGGTGGTGTTGTTATGTATTCTTCTTATAATGAATTCAATCACAATATTTATAG agATGTCATGGTTGTTACAACGCTTGATACATTCACAAGTCTTATTGCTGGTATCACAATATTTGGAATTCTCGGCAATCTCGCACATGAACTTGGTATAGAAGACATAAGTACTGTTGTCAAAGGTGGTACAGGCCTTGCATTCATTTCTTATCCAGATGCGATTGCTAAATTTACAGTTCTACCACAG ttattttcctttttatttttctttatgttatACGTATTGGGAATCGGCAGTGGAATCGCACTTGCCGGTGGTATCATCAGTATTATTAGTGATCAATTTCCacaattgaaattttggaaaatcgtTTTAGGCGTATGTCTTTTTGGATTAGGTGTCGGAAGTGTATATTGTACAccg GGtggacaatttattttaaaccttGTGGATTACTATGCAGCATCATTTATAGTATTTACCTTCGCATTTTTCGAAATAGTTGGAATATTTTGGGTCTACGggctcgaaaatattttagatgatattgaatttatgttgaaaaaaagGCCGTCCGTTTATTGGAGGATTTGTTGGGGTGTTGTTACGCCTGTATTACTtggaataatatttatttatagtttaattgatcGTTCACCACTTCAATATGGTCATACTCTTTATCCAAATTCAGCTTATG CCGTTGGTTGGACGCTACTGGGATTTGGTGTTTTTCAATTACCATTTTGGATGATATATACAATGATGACTAAAAGAGATTTAGGAATTTCAGAG ATGATTATGAGTGCATTTAAACCTTCAGAAGATTGGGGTCCAGAAAACCCAACGAGTTATGCAGCATGGAGACAATTCAAAGAAACATTGAGAAAGAAAAAAGAGACACGAACAAGCTCTAACTTCAAGCAAGTTATTTATACGCTATTtaatcaagaaaataaattatcataa
- the LOC130666415 gene encoding alanine aminotransferase 1 — translation MSHVCGTTLSRRVVIIRGWSSSKHSWEYRGRPLYPYSPGIAASGIKLTSTYQLRSLASLPVSSSSTTPATAAIASSVVNKSGKPTTNHRTFSSTMAKASDQCTLTLDNVFSNLRRMEYAVRGPLLLRALEIEKELKKGVKKPFKEVIKANIGDAHAMGQRPITILRQLLLLTISPELMNDPRYPEDVKKRARDILNDCKGGSVGSYSESPGIEIVRRHAAEYIERRDGYPSDYKNIILSNGASDGIKSFLKLFNEQINGLPSGVMIPIPQYPLYSAALAEYGLSQIGYYLDEENKWALDTAELERAYNEAKKTCNPRVLVVINPGNPTGQVLTRNNIESIIRFAQKNRLFILADEVYQDNIYDPDSAFHSFKKVMIQMGAPFNKMELASFMSISKGYMGECGIRCGYAEYFNMDPEVMAILSKSISAMLCPTVLGQVAMDVVVNPPKPGEPSYEQFIKEKTAVLESLAERSRLVVDTLNSIPGFKSNPAMGAMYVFPRINLPPKAIEAAKAEGQAPDVFYAFKLLESTGICVIPGSGFGQRPGTYHIRTTILPQKEMIKTMLNSLKEFHLKFMKEYS, via the exons atgtctcACGTTTGCGGTACAACATTGAGTAGACGTGTAGTTATCATTAGGGGCTGGTCGAGTTCAAAACATTCATGGGAGTACAGAGGACGACCGCTCTATCCATATTCACCGGGAATCGCTGCTAGTGGCATAAAGTTAACATCAACATATCAACTCCGTTCATTAGCTTCATTACCAGTCTCGTCATCGTCGACAACACCAGCAACAGCCGCGATAGCGTCATCAGTCGTGAATAAATCCGGTAAACCGACAACAAATCATCGAACTTTCAGTAGTACTATGGCTAAAGCTAGTGATCAATGTACACTTACTCTGGATAATGTTTTCTCAAATTTACGGCGTATGGAATATGCTGTACGTGGACCTCTTCTTCTACGTGCGCTGGAAATTGAGAAGGAActtaaaaaa ggTGTGAAAAAGCCATTTAAAGAAGTAATTAAAGCAAACATTGGCGATGCGCATGCTATGGGCCAACGTCCAATCACAATTTTACgtcaattattactattaacaaTATCACCGGAGCTTATGAATGACCCGCGTTATCCAGAGGATGTTAAAAAGCGTGCACGAGATATATTAAATGATTGTAAAGGTGGTAGTGTTGGCTCGTACTCTGAATCACCAGGAATAGAAATAGTACGTAGACATGCAGCTGAATATATTGAGAGACGTGATGGTTATCCAtcagattataaaaatattattttatcaaatggCGCATCAGATGGAATaaagtcatttttaaaattatttaacgaaCAAATAAATGGACTACCGTCGGGCGTAATGATCCCAATACCTCAGTATCCATTGTACTCGGCAGCTTTAGCAGAGTATGGTCTGTCACAAATTGGTTATTATCTTGATGAAGAAAACAAGTGGGCATTAGATACTGCAGAGCTTGAAAGAGCTTACAATGAAGCTAAAAAAACTTGTAACCCACGTGTTCTTGTTGTTATTAATCCTGGAAATCCAACGGGACAAGTTCTTACACGCAATAATATTGAAAGTATAATACGTTTCGcacaaaaaaatcgattatttattttagctgATGAAGTATATcaagataatatatatgacCCAGATAGTGCATtccattcatttaaaaaagttatgattCAAATGGGTGCACCCTTCAATAAAATGGAACTCGCATCATTCATGTCGATATCAAAAg gATACATGGGCGAATGTGGAATTCGATGCGGGTACGCTGAATACTTTAATATGGATCCTGAAGTAATGGCAATTCTTTCAAAATCGATATCAGCGATGTTATGTCCAACTGTATTGGGTCAAGTAGCTATGGATGTTGTAGTTAATCCTCCAAAACCCGGTGAACCATCATACGaacaatttataaaagaaaagacAGCTGTACTTGAGTCATTAGCCGAACGATCACGACTAGTTGTCGATACACTGAATAGTATTCCAGGTTTTaag agtAATCCAGCTATGGGTGCAATGTATGTATTTCCTCGTATAAATTTACCACCTAAAGCTATCGAAGCTGCTAAAGCTGAGGGTCAAGCACCCGATGTATTTTATGCATTTAAACTTCTCGAGTCAACGGGAATTTGCGTGATCCCTGGATCTGGTTTTGGTCAAAGACCTGGAACTTATCACATACGTACAACTATTTTACCACAAAAAGAAATGATCAAAACGATGCTTAACAGTCTTAAAGAATTCCACTTGAAATTTATGAAAGAATACAGTTAg
- the LOC130666416 gene encoding cysteine sulfinic acid decarboxylase: MPANEGTFCEDSDHQSFEDLKELPVSNNNYFQNKITTDDLKINKNKSSDMENSNICADDFSSCSSSSSSSTYQSAPSKITHENFLRDSFEIILQHAVFDGTSRNTKVVEWVDPESLPSLINLKLKKQGTSHEELINLIKGVIKYSVKTGNPRFVNQLFSSVDPYGLVGQWLTDALNPSVYTYEVSPVFSLMESKVLCEMRKIIGWKDGQGDGIFCPGGSMANGYAINLARYHKFPQLKETGLSGLPRLVVFTSEDAHYSIKKLSAFLGIGTSNVYCVKVDSMGKMDVDNLEEEICRALDENAIPLMVSATAGTTVLGVYDPLRRIHEICTKYNMWLHVDAAWGGGALMSSKHRRYLDGVDLADSVTWNPHKLLAAPQQCSTLLVRHENLLQSAHSSNATYLFQKDKFYDTSFDSGDKHIQCGRRADVLKFWFMWKAKGTAGFEMHVDRVFQLSRYFADLIRNRDGWTLLQEPECTNVCFWYLPKSKRHLKNEQLTQILHKIAPIIKERMVKKGSMLVTYQPIHGRPNFFRLVLQSSGLTENDMRFFVSEFEVLAEDL, encoded by the exons ATGCCAGCTAATGAGGGCACTTTCTGTGAAGATTCGGATCACCAGAGCTTTGAAGATCTCAAAGAACTGCCGGtctctaataataattattttcaaaataaaatcaccaCTGatgacttaaaaataaataaaaataaatcgagcgatatggaaaattcaaatatttgtgCTGACGATTTCTCTTCttgttcttcttcttcttcttcttcaacTTACCAGAGCGCGCCATCAAAAATAACTCacgaaaattttctacgagattcttttgaaataattttacaacaTGCAGTATTTGAT GGCACGTCACGCAATACCAAAGTCGTAGAGTGGGTGGATCCAGAAAGTTTGCCTTCATTGATAAAtcttaagttaaaaaaacaagGTACATCACATGaagaattgataaatttaattaaaggtGTTATTAAATACAGTGTTAAAACTGGCAATCCACGATTTGTCAATCAATTGTTTTCAAGTGTTGATCCATATGGATTAGTAGGACAATGGTTGACAGATGCATTAAATCCATCAGTGTATACTTATGAAGTATCTCCAGTATTTTCATTGATGGAAAGTAAAGTATTGTGTgaaatgagaaaaataattggatGGAAAGACGGTCAAGGTGATGGGATTTTTTGCCCCGGTGGTTCAATGGCTAATGGATACGCAATAAATCTCGCTCGGTACCATAAATTTCCACAGTTGAAAGAAACAGGACTGTCAGGATTACCGCGACTTGTTGTATTTACTTCAGAAGATGCTCATTACTCGATCAAAAAATTGTCTGCCTTTTTAGGAATTGGTACCAGTAACGTTTACTGCGTTAAAGTTGATAGCATGGGTAAAATGGACGTTGATAATCTGGAAGAAGAAATTTGTCGTGCTCTTGATGAGAATGCAATACCGTTGATGGTGTCTGCAACTGCTGGAACAACTGTTCTAGGTGTCTATGATCCTCTTCGGCGCATTCATGAAATATGTACCAAGTATAATATGTGGTTACACGTTGACGCTGCGTGGGGTGGCGGTGCTTTGATGTCATCTAAGCATCGACGGTATCTTGACGGTGTTGATCTCGCTGATTCAGTAACTTGGAATCCTCATAAATTATTAGCAGCGCCTCAGCAGTGCTCAACACTATTGGTACGGCATGAAAATCTTCTTCAGTCAGCCCACAGCTCTAATGCCACTTATCTATTccaaaaagataaattttacgatacgtcttttgattctggtGATAAACACATACAGTGTGGAAGAAGAGCCGATGTATTGAAGTTTTGGTTCATGTGGAAGGCCAAGGGTACAGCGGGTTTTGAAATGCACGTTGATCGTGTGTTTCAACTGTCAAGATATTTCGCTGATTTAATTCGCAACAGAGATGGTTGGACATTACTTCAGGAACCGGAGTGTACGAATGTTTGCTTTTGGTATCTGCCTAAATCAAAAAGACACTTGAAAAATGAACAACTCACTCAGATATTACACAAAATAGCACCGATTATCAAAGAAAGAATGGTCAAAAAAGGATCAATGCTGGTCACGTATCAACCAATACATGGTAGACCAAATTTTTTCAGACTTGTATTACAGAGTTCGGGTTTAACTGAAAATGATATGAGATTTTTTGTTAGTGAATTTGAAGTACTAGCTGAAGATTTGTAA
- the LOC130666375 gene encoding brain protein I3 isoform X1, with product MENEPLYSKDDKPPPYSAATAPSVGPSSWQPPPGYYPSDGIPYQNSSIPSYGATTTVIVPEIILVGACPACRVGILEDDYTCLGLFCAIFFFPLGILCCLLLKNKKCSNCGAYFG from the exons atggaaAATGAACCTTTGTATTCTAAAGATGATAAACCACCACCTTATTCTGCTGCCACTGCACCATCag TAGGTCCTTCTTCGTGGCAACCGCCACCTGGTTATTATCCAAGTGATGGAATTCCATATCAAAATTCATCAATTCCGTCATATGGAGCTACAACGACTGTTATTGTACCAGAAATAATTCTTGTTGGAGCTTGTCCAGCTTGcaga GTTGGAATCTTGGAAGATGATTACACGTGTTTAGGATTATTTTGTGCAATTTTCTTCTTTCCACTTGGGATTCTATGCTGCTtgctgttaaaaaataaaaagtgctCTAATTGTGGAGCTTATTTTGGttaa
- the LOC130666375 gene encoding brain protein I3 isoform X2, with translation MENEPLYSKDDKPPPYSAATAPSGPSSWQPPPGYYPSDGIPYQNSSIPSYGATTTVIVPEIILVGACPACRVGILEDDYTCLGLFCAIFFFPLGILCCLLLKNKKCSNCGAYFG, from the exons atggaaAATGAACCTTTGTATTCTAAAGATGATAAACCACCACCTTATTCTGCTGCCACTGCACCATCag GTCCTTCTTCGTGGCAACCGCCACCTGGTTATTATCCAAGTGATGGAATTCCATATCAAAATTCATCAATTCCGTCATATGGAGCTACAACGACTGTTATTGTACCAGAAATAATTCTTGTTGGAGCTTGTCCAGCTTGcaga GTTGGAATCTTGGAAGATGATTACACGTGTTTAGGATTATTTTGTGCAATTTTCTTCTTTCCACTTGGGATTCTATGCTGCTtgctgttaaaaaataaaaagtgctCTAATTGTGGAGCTTATTTTGGttaa